One segment of Haloplanus natans DSM 17983 DNA contains the following:
- a CDS encoding McrB family protein encodes MHSTLRIRDYVFDTSALRGAVETIDLNEASVEEGYSEDAVYALFDYFCDWGPVRESDINVSVSEELASVSGGEREALFNDCCDRLAENLRGQYSMGTDAESIARVASILASDKPVTGKYDFLLRHLWQFSKHLAEFDPKENQAISGVQEFLNATRNLPQEFLQAKESQYAGSVKVNKIRYRLLKKFHVDGKIDVSVLDNIKTEVKQEDGESILQNWRDYTILGQIYYDYFKPRLDHYLQTLANRIVDEFSELELTTHIVNFQGAQSYLNDFAWIAAHTPPSRSQKDKYQLYLGIHASHLRYGLHVGSNLREGDWETGRDLDQVEDPSTIRFEEVVDKLRSVERDFRRLEGLEMGEGDEEIEIERPSQADEIARQLNTKKQVVFYGPPGTGKTFVAQQFAHWWTAEQDVDTTTGKRVRTVTFHPSFTYEDFVEGLSAEATEEGNVAYEVQDGILKQICKAARADYQQTPEGEEPLRYVLIIDEINRGNLAQIFGETITLFEADKRGVVSTQLAHSGQEFTIPPNLYVIGTMNTADRSIALVDAALRRRFRFIACPPEFDKIIEEYDLPADPLQESDGFESLLWLSIVALREMNDRIVRSADLGKGKQIGHTRLFGVETIDDIRDVWRFDILPLLEEYYFGQFDRIQQELFDSAGGELFDWERKQIRDFTVQDLSDALAAFADGDVEMTYTELNTNSSTNSRKRWDQESFFEEVKSSFDQEVVDVYRDFYEFGTVEADVVGYGSGNQIGAVQFYWDEYHQGDYLVYELRTDGTLQFRFWGRQDYDPELFEGIVHDINPLLDEPIDVEYVMSDEFTRLQIPIERLQGDEDRELVKEAIRDFVQNCATRSL; translated from the coding sequence ATGCATAGCACTCTGCGGATTCGCGACTACGTGTTCGACACGAGTGCGCTTCGCGGTGCGGTTGAAACGATCGATTTGAATGAAGCGTCAGTTGAGGAAGGGTACTCCGAAGACGCAGTCTACGCGCTTTTTGACTACTTCTGTGACTGGGGACCTGTCAGAGAGAGCGATATCAATGTATCCGTATCTGAGGAATTGGCCAGCGTATCCGGAGGAGAGCGGGAGGCGTTGTTCAATGACTGTTGTGATCGATTAGCGGAGAATTTGCGGGGACAATATTCGATGGGGACGGATGCAGAGTCAATCGCACGAGTTGCGTCGATACTCGCGTCGGACAAACCTGTTACGGGGAAGTACGACTTCTTGTTACGACATCTCTGGCAATTTTCGAAGCACCTTGCGGAGTTTGATCCGAAAGAAAATCAAGCGATCAGCGGGGTGCAAGAGTTTTTGAATGCGACTCGGAACCTGCCACAGGAGTTCTTGCAGGCGAAAGAGAGTCAGTATGCCGGATCAGTGAAGGTGAACAAGATCCGGTACCGGTTACTGAAGAAATTCCACGTCGACGGGAAAATCGACGTATCGGTATTGGACAACATCAAGACAGAGGTGAAACAAGAGGATGGTGAGTCGATTCTACAAAATTGGCGTGACTATACGATCCTCGGACAAATCTACTACGACTATTTCAAGCCCAGATTAGATCACTATCTCCAGACACTCGCGAATCGGATCGTGGACGAGTTCAGCGAGTTGGAACTCACCACCCACATCGTGAATTTCCAGGGTGCGCAGAGTTACCTCAACGATTTTGCTTGGATTGCAGCTCATACGCCGCCATCACGCTCGCAAAAGGACAAGTATCAACTCTATCTCGGCATTCACGCGTCTCACCTCCGGTACGGACTCCACGTGGGTAGTAATCTGCGAGAGGGAGACTGGGAAACCGGTCGAGATCTCGATCAGGTTGAGGACCCATCCACGATACGCTTTGAAGAAGTCGTCGACAAACTCCGATCCGTCGAACGAGACTTTCGCCGGTTAGAGGGGTTGGAGATGGGAGAAGGGGACGAGGAGATAGAAATCGAACGGCCGAGCCAAGCGGACGAGATCGCTCGCCAACTGAACACGAAGAAGCAGGTGGTCTTCTACGGTCCGCCGGGCACCGGTAAAACCTTCGTCGCACAGCAGTTCGCTCACTGGTGGACGGCCGAGCAGGACGTGGACACGACGACCGGCAAGCGCGTCCGCACAGTCACGTTCCATCCCTCGTTCACGTACGAGGACTTCGTTGAGGGGCTGTCGGCGGAAGCCACCGAAGAAGGCAACGTCGCTTACGAGGTACAAGACGGAATTCTCAAGCAAATCTGCAAGGCTGCTCGTGCAGACTATCAACAAACACCGGAAGGCGAGGAACCACTGCGGTACGTGCTGATCATCGACGAAATCAACCGCGGAAACCTCGCACAGATATTCGGCGAGACGATCACGCTATTTGAGGCTGACAAGCGTGGGGTCGTGTCGACACAGCTTGCACACTCCGGTCAAGAGTTCACGATCCCACCGAACCTCTACGTGATCGGCACGATGAATACGGCTGACCGGTCGATCGCGCTCGTCGACGCTGCGTTACGCCGTCGATTCCGATTTATCGCGTGCCCGCCGGAGTTCGACAAGATCATTGAGGAATACGACTTGCCGGCTGATCCGCTCCAAGAGAGTGACGGGTTTGAGTCGTTACTGTGGTTGTCGATTGTGGCACTCCGGGAAATGAACGATCGAATCGTCAGATCGGCTGATCTCGGGAAAGGAAAGCAAATCGGCCACACACGGTTGTTCGGGGTTGAGACGATCGATGATATCCGTGATGTATGGCGATTTGATATTTTACCACTGCTGGAGGAGTACTACTTTGGACAGTTCGACCGGATCCAACAGGAGCTCTTCGATAGTGCAGGTGGCGAGCTCTTCGACTGGGAGCGGAAACAAATTCGTGATTTCACGGTTCAGGATCTCAGTGATGCCCTAGCTGCGTTTGCTGACGGTGACGTTGAGATGACGTACACTGAATTGAACACAAATTCGTCGACGAACTCTCGCAAACGGTGGGATCAAGAATCATTCTTTGAGGAGGTCAAGTCTTCGTTTGACCAAGAGGTAGTGGATGTGTATCGCGATTTCTACGAATTTGGGACTGTTGAGGCGGATGTCGTTGGCTATGGATCCGGGAACCAAATAGGAGCGGTTCAGTTCTACTGGGACGAGTATCACCAAGGGGACTATCTCGTCTATGAACTTCGGACAGACGGCACGCTGCAGTTCCGGTTCTGGGGGCGACAGGATTACGATCCAGAACTCTTTGAGGGAATCGTACACGATATTAATCCATTACTTGACGAGCCGATCGATGTTGAGTACGTGATGTCGGATGAATTCACTCGCCTCCAGATTCCGATAGAACGACTACAAGGAGACGAAGATCGAGAATTAGTGAAGGAGGCGATCCGTGACTTCGTTCAAAATTGTGCGACCCGATCTTTGTGA
- a CDS encoding McrC family protein — MTSISGGASTIELKEHDQSEPLDLSEDVLDTIDSRINESTTRLDYEYTENGCVRLQTSSYVGLVALPDGRQIRIRPKAAGGNFLRLLLYAHGATAATIDDTVTALQGELFLDAIGSLFLDRLQEVVKRGLGKEYLTTEAREEYLRGRLDVHRQLSRGNVATTKFEIEYEKLTHDTVQNQTILYATHLLTRLVTNRSLQGALRQREQQLRREVTLRPVQASELETIHLDRLDAYYEDILRLSRLVIQSIFVDNLQGGAQETYGLLVNMNRIFEAVVERAAIDAVSRKDEWQVEGQAQVNGLVTGGPPSINMYPDFVLRDQQGTVQLVGDAKWKTGRPSQSDIYQMTSYQLADDVSGLLLYPSQNGAMETEYQVDDRLSLHLRELPTGQDAANFTTFVAELSNAIAREFARLTSYP, encoded by the coding sequence ATGACATCCATCTCAGGTGGAGCGTCAACGATTGAACTCAAGGAGCATGACCAATCAGAACCACTCGACTTGTCTGAGGATGTTCTCGATACTATCGACTCTAGGATCAACGAGTCCACGACGCGATTGGATTACGAGTATACCGAGAATGGGTGTGTCCGGCTCCAGACATCGTCGTACGTGGGTCTCGTTGCGTTGCCGGACGGGAGACAGATCCGAATCAGACCGAAAGCTGCAGGTGGGAATTTCCTGCGGCTCTTGTTGTATGCTCATGGCGCGACAGCGGCAACGATAGATGATACAGTAACAGCGCTTCAAGGAGAATTGTTTTTAGATGCAATTGGGTCACTCTTTCTGGATCGTTTGCAGGAAGTCGTCAAGCGTGGGCTCGGAAAGGAGTATCTGACGACAGAAGCGCGAGAGGAGTATCTTCGTGGCCGCCTCGACGTCCACCGACAGTTGTCCCGTGGGAACGTGGCGACGACCAAGTTCGAGATTGAGTACGAGAAGTTGACACACGATACGGTTCAAAATCAAACGATCCTCTACGCGACACATCTGTTGACCCGGCTGGTAACTAATCGATCTCTACAAGGTGCGCTCAGACAACGGGAACAGCAACTTCGACGGGAAGTCACATTACGGCCGGTACAAGCCTCGGAGTTAGAGACGATCCATTTGGATCGTCTTGACGCGTACTACGAAGATATACTTCGCCTTTCGCGTCTAGTTATCCAATCAATATTCGTGGATAATCTGCAAGGTGGGGCTCAAGAAACCTATGGACTGTTAGTAAATATGAATCGCATCTTTGAGGCAGTCGTAGAGCGTGCTGCGATAGATGCGGTCTCAAGAAAAGACGAGTGGCAAGTCGAAGGGCAGGCGCAGGTTAACGGGCTCGTCACCGGGGGGCCGCCCAGCATAAATATGTATCCTGATTTTGTACTCCGCGATCAACAGGGCACGGTACAACTTGTAGGGGATGCGAAATGGAAAACGGGGCGACCCAGTCAATCAGACATCTACCAAATGACGTCCTACCAACTGGCGGACGACGTTTCAGGACTACTTCTCTATCCCTCACAGAACGGGGCTATGGAAACGGAATACCAAGTTGATGACCGATTATCACTGCATCTCCGAGAATTACCTACTGGACAAGATGCTGCAAATTTCACAACCTTCGTTGCAGAATTGTCAAATGCAATAGCACGTGAATTTGCACGACTTACCTCGTATCCGTAG
- a CDS encoding PD-(D/E)XK nuclease family protein — MSDHSSIRQFDGTLVTAQFGDKNVERTARDEYRTLLDEHDSVDVLVITGAPTSTDTFRETLGEDLPGAATPYVTSLVVQATDVLNQTDDRVILSDALRRELLHRFLEDYEWETEYLQRASEQPPFIEDVDAVMSTISWQTVTPEETPELRDITAALDAFHEWLAEHGHMERGQLISEALDVLSGDARGDVVDFEAVLAVEFEEFFPLDRAYLDALAGSCDLVCIAEENASVRRTWVETGPVTDYVSFNESRHGASETPSTRPAATAAYFADEAVPEDPETGSVSVLATDSSDEQLAEVANEIEALVGQSCWKYDDIAVATKQSGSTVTDTIEALERAGIPTESTTVTGFGDDPAIRELLAAVRHLAADGEDERPDHGPDLDTERLDRVSEIDSLEEGVRWWATDSGLKERIAERATPLDARAQFGNVKRAFRMAEFLEDTSFVDATWASFEEMLERAHEYAPQQNQTSATELDGGVRVDHLQAIKNESFRAVFLVNLVDSEYPGDPFLTRLFPTERVAAMPDYPGVTDLDEPDVDSTFPTRSTASSRPFARYHTEHARRRLAIGAGAADEHLYCCLYEFEDTALEERAQASRFLTEVYDRLPWVTDADDSHITSEQAAEDFLLSRVDDALAAVRRANSQDVTVSLDEVEAELGEIQDLLDKSGARGEDLRRALRARVEFANGEVRR; from the coding sequence ATGTCTGACCATTCATCTATCCGGCAGTTCGACGGGACGCTAGTCACGGCACAGTTCGGGGACAAAAACGTCGAACGGACAGCACGGGACGAATACCGGACGCTTCTCGACGAGCACGATTCTGTGGATGTGCTCGTCATCACGGGTGCGCCGACGAGTACGGATACGTTCAGGGAGACGTTAGGTGAGGACCTCCCCGGTGCGGCGACGCCGTACGTGACCTCTCTCGTCGTTCAGGCGACCGATGTCCTCAATCAGACCGACGATCGCGTCATCCTCTCCGACGCGCTACGGCGAGAACTCCTTCACCGATTCCTCGAAGACTACGAGTGGGAAACAGAGTACCTTCAACGGGCGTCTGAACAGCCGCCGTTCATCGAGGACGTGGACGCCGTAATGAGCACGATCTCCTGGCAGACAGTCACACCCGAAGAAACCCCGGAACTCCGTGACATCACGGCTGCGCTCGATGCGTTCCACGAGTGGCTGGCCGAACACGGTCACATGGAACGCGGGCAACTCATCTCGGAAGCGCTCGATGTGCTCTCCGGCGATGCCCGCGGCGATGTCGTCGATTTCGAGGCGGTGCTCGCAGTCGAGTTTGAAGAGTTCTTTCCGCTCGACCGTGCGTATCTCGACGCGCTCGCAGGAAGCTGTGACCTCGTCTGTATCGCCGAAGAGAACGCGAGTGTACGCCGCACATGGGTCGAGACAGGGCCCGTTACGGACTACGTCTCCTTCAACGAGTCCCGACACGGAGCGTCAGAGACGCCGTCGACACGACCGGCTGCCACAGCAGCGTATTTCGCCGACGAGGCGGTCCCGGAAGACCCAGAAACTGGATCGGTGTCCGTCCTCGCTACGGACTCCAGTGACGAGCAACTCGCCGAGGTTGCCAACGAGATCGAAGCCCTCGTCGGGCAGTCGTGCTGGAAGTACGATGACATCGCTGTCGCCACGAAGCAAAGTGGGAGTACCGTTACGGACACCATCGAAGCACTCGAACGCGCTGGGATTCCGACGGAATCGACGACCGTGACTGGGTTCGGTGATGACCCAGCGATTCGGGAACTCCTCGCTGCCGTTCGACATCTCGCCGCAGATGGGGAAGATGAGAGACCCGATCATGGCCCGGACCTCGATACGGAGCGCTTGGATCGCGTCAGCGAGATAGACAGCCTCGAAGAGGGGGTCCGCTGGTGGGCGACGGATTCGGGGTTGAAAGAGCGAATCGCGGAGCGCGCGACGCCGCTGGACGCACGGGCGCAGTTCGGGAACGTCAAGCGGGCGTTCCGGATGGCGGAGTTCCTCGAAGATACTTCGTTCGTAGATGCGACATGGGCGTCCTTCGAGGAGATGCTCGAACGCGCCCACGAGTACGCACCGCAACAAAACCAGACGAGTGCGACGGAACTCGACGGTGGTGTCCGCGTAGACCATCTGCAGGCGATTAAGAACGAGTCGTTCCGTGCGGTGTTTCTCGTGAACCTCGTCGATAGCGAGTACCCGGGTGACCCGTTCCTGACGCGGTTGTTCCCGACCGAGCGGGTCGCGGCGATGCCGGACTACCCCGGTGTTACGGACCTCGACGAGCCGGACGTGGATTCGACGTTCCCGACGAGGTCAACGGCGTCGAGTCGACCGTTCGCGCGGTATCACACGGAACACGCGCGGCGACGCCTGGCGATTGGGGCTGGTGCTGCGGACGAGCATCTGTACTGTTGTCTGTACGAGTTCGAGGACACCGCACTCGAAGAGCGTGCGCAGGCGTCGCGGTTTCTCACAGAGGTGTACGACCGCCTGCCGTGGGTCACCGACGCCGACGATTCCCACATTACGAGCGAGCAAGCGGCAGAGGACTTCCTGTTGTCGCGGGTTGACGACGCGCTCGCGGCGGTTCGTCGCGCGAACAGTCAGGACGTGACGGTGTCGCTCGACGAGGTGGAAGCTGAACTCGGTGAGATTCAGGATCTGCTCGATAAGAGCGGTGCGCGCGGGGAGGACCTTCGGCGAGCGTTGCGTGCGCGTGTCGAGTTCGCTAACGGGGAGGTGCGGCGATGA
- a CDS encoding RecB family exonuclease: MSRESLSPSRLATYATCPRLYDYRYVQDVNAPDRTELYLNQGTIYHETIEDVCEATSRDDDPEVIHDRALRIFDAKWDEHSSADDYESRAHREYQRAENRAAIESFFAPDGGVGIDHARHSVATECWVECEVDGRGLHGKADNVIRTDDGLHIFDYKRNTRGMLSDGTAEYLGDHLDGEAHEPKRVRNAFQTATYIEGVKDEPFYEDGMEVRFSFYGLLNKTSFESTPTGYDVSARGWSRETTEIYDDHYDTIWALIRATHDGITSEAYEPEPFELINEEACPDCDYREMCADRLSTEVRR; this comes from the coding sequence ATGAGCCGGGAATCCCTCTCGCCGTCGCGGTTGGCGACCTACGCGACATGTCCCCGACTGTACGATTACCGGTACGTGCAGGACGTGAACGCGCCGGACCGTACCGAACTCTACCTCAACCAGGGGACGATTTACCACGAGACTATCGAGGACGTGTGCGAGGCGACCAGCCGCGACGACGACCCAGAAGTGATTCACGACCGGGCGCTGCGGATTTTCGACGCGAAGTGGGACGAACACAGCAGTGCGGACGACTACGAATCACGAGCACACCGGGAGTACCAACGTGCTGAGAACCGGGCTGCGATAGAGTCGTTCTTCGCTCCCGATGGCGGCGTCGGCATCGACCACGCTCGCCACTCAGTCGCTACGGAGTGCTGGGTCGAGTGCGAAGTAGATGGGCGAGGGCTCCACGGGAAAGCAGACAACGTTATCCGGACTGACGACGGCCTGCACATCTTCGACTACAAGCGGAACACACGCGGAATGCTCTCCGACGGGACAGCCGAGTACCTCGGCGACCATCTCGACGGGGAGGCGCACGAGCCGAAGCGCGTGCGAAACGCGTTCCAGACGGCAACGTACATCGAGGGTGTGAAGGACGAACCGTTCTACGAGGATGGGATGGAGGTTCGATTCAGTTTCTACGGCCTGCTCAACAAAACGTCGTTCGAGAGCACTCCCACCGGATACGACGTGTCCGCTCGCGGGTGGTCACGAGAAACGACTGAGATTTACGACGATCACTACGACACGATCTGGGCACTCATTCGCGCTACACACGACGGCATCACGAGCGAGGCCTACGAGCCGGAGCCGTTCGAGCTCATCAACGAGGAGGCATGCCCGGACTGTGACTATCGAGAGATGTGTGCGGACCGCTTGTCGACGGAGGTGCGCCGATGA
- a CDS encoding ATP-dependent helicase yields the protein MSDDSDEHPSWFPVPEEDVSPEPQQRAIIDSDAYPMRVLAGAGTGKTFTMVRKIEHLIDEEDVSPDRILALTFTNNAADSMREKLNAKLGAAGYDIDAYTYHSICNEILTDYAYEAGIDPDFEVATDAEKYAIVLDVLDDIKYRSVKPNVYGSDGYASGAASKLLDFIGSMKRSGITPDDIDAFLGPADRVYELADLSERVENIASDHLGGRSVSSVLDSLPDARADLVAERDALGTDGMEASVHDFIDRLVDLCDELEAAFEAHETGDRELPENAYKLPKYLLGGYASGAPTGIPDDLDLELTDHLDSFLSDCLTARDLTAGYAAYERELDERDLIDFDGLVVETAALMDSPVGEEIADRWDYVFCDEFQDTDRLQFDLVTSLVTDDNLFVVGDDDQAIYEWRGANVANITNELDRAFAALEDEPLEENFRSRQPILNLANEAIQKLDHRERHKTLQRVDEPEYDGDTVATVELPDDDDADGAIQLRTVVQNLLSGAADNLDEAYDPGDIALLVRKNDHAKPVIEEFEDAGIPYQVAGDLATESVGVGTVTAYLKALARPEDEVSWNRILLMRYRLCDADLRTLNAGDDSLVDTLRETPLDEFEDPDRVAEAREHVTELLDIRDSASLSHLYRELTDITNIEWYLSEQERRDLAQLEDVIEQYGDSAVQPPLTPAFIDSLEHYDSLFDESGSTPTSQPDVADDAVNVMTIHKSKGLDFPVVLIPQVTADEWSPSSRTYDALEIGLSDGPEVAFAEDFVERDARETRRVFHVGITRAEDILVLQGGREEADPDETHPMVEAVDGILPSRTPWGPERGNLPIWTDVQACLPDEAVDWSDTLASETVGKIGGTIRHDGDELSVEGAPDRLLNLATASIDGDLTTDGERSTLQVESLTGASAPYPSISHSYTSLTAYEECPRSHYLEYVVNAFPDYRRSTRDDEDGVSQRDIGVLFHDTAEQAANRSIRDRDAWYEICERLASQRRAEDALPAANACIDRYFELALSDYEIVDAEREFELDLDGHELVGYIDAVYRLPDGELLVIDYKATERYRNLQEDKQLPIYLLACRDLYDEPVSRAGYAYVGDIGPNVETRSFDESELRAVEDDIVTKMDRISNSSFEEYRDGEHCQWCRHNQLPCAPPSLRSD from the coding sequence ATGAGCGACGACAGTGACGAGCACCCGTCGTGGTTCCCGGTCCCGGAAGAGGACGTCTCCCCAGAGCCCCAGCAGCGGGCCATCATCGATTCGGACGCGTACCCGATGCGAGTGCTCGCCGGGGCAGGGACGGGGAAGACGTTCACGATGGTGCGCAAAATCGAGCACCTCATCGACGAGGAGGACGTGTCCCCCGACCGGATTCTCGCGTTGACGTTCACGAACAACGCCGCGGACTCGATGCGTGAGAAACTCAACGCGAAACTCGGCGCGGCCGGGTACGACATCGACGCGTACACGTATCACTCGATCTGCAACGAGATCCTCACCGACTACGCGTACGAAGCAGGAATCGACCCGGACTTCGAGGTCGCCACGGACGCCGAGAAGTACGCCATTGTGCTGGACGTTCTGGACGACATCAAGTATCGGTCGGTCAAACCCAACGTGTACGGGAGCGACGGGTACGCGTCAGGAGCCGCGTCGAAGCTGCTCGACTTCATCGGATCGATGAAACGCAGCGGCATCACGCCCGACGACATCGACGCTTTCCTCGGCCCTGCCGACCGCGTCTACGAACTCGCCGATCTCTCGGAGCGCGTCGAGAACATTGCCAGCGACCATCTCGGCGGCCGGTCCGTGTCGAGCGTGCTGGATTCGCTTCCAGACGCACGCGCTGACCTCGTCGCTGAGCGCGACGCGCTCGGGACAGACGGAATGGAGGCCAGCGTCCACGACTTCATCGACCGCCTCGTGGATCTCTGCGACGAGCTGGAAGCAGCGTTCGAAGCCCACGAGACAGGCGACCGGGAGTTACCGGAAAACGCGTACAAGCTCCCGAAATACCTGCTCGGAGGGTACGCGAGCGGTGCGCCGACAGGCATCCCGGACGACCTCGATCTCGAACTCACCGACCACCTCGACTCGTTCCTCTCGGACTGCCTCACGGCCCGAGACCTGACGGCGGGCTATGCGGCCTACGAGCGTGAACTCGACGAGCGGGACCTCATCGACTTCGACGGCCTCGTCGTGGAGACGGCCGCACTGATGGACTCGCCGGTTGGCGAGGAAATCGCTGACCGATGGGACTACGTGTTCTGTGACGAGTTCCAGGACACCGACCGGCTGCAGTTCGACCTCGTCACGTCGCTGGTCACCGACGACAACCTGTTCGTCGTTGGTGATGACGATCAGGCGATCTACGAGTGGCGTGGCGCGAACGTCGCCAACATCACTAACGAACTCGACCGCGCGTTCGCCGCGCTCGAAGATGAACCGTTAGAAGAGAACTTCCGGTCCCGACAGCCGATCCTCAACCTGGCGAACGAAGCAATTCAGAAGCTCGACCACCGCGAACGACACAAGACACTGCAACGCGTCGACGAACCCGAGTACGATGGCGACACCGTCGCCACCGTCGAGCTCCCGGACGATGACGATGCGGACGGCGCGATCCAGCTTCGCACCGTCGTCCAGAATCTGCTGAGCGGCGCAGCAGACAACCTCGACGAGGCGTACGACCCGGGCGACATTGCCCTGCTTGTCCGGAAGAACGACCACGCGAAGCCGGTCATCGAGGAGTTCGAGGATGCCGGCATCCCGTACCAGGTTGCTGGTGATCTGGCTACGGAATCAGTCGGCGTCGGCACCGTGACTGCCTACCTGAAGGCGCTCGCACGGCCCGAAGACGAGGTGAGCTGGAATCGCATCCTCCTGATGCGGTACCGGCTCTGCGATGCGGATCTCCGTACGCTCAACGCGGGCGACGACTCGCTCGTTGACACGCTCCGCGAGACGCCACTCGACGAGTTCGAGGACCCCGACCGCGTCGCGGAGGCCCGTGAGCACGTCACGGAACTGCTCGATATTCGAGACTCGGCGTCGCTCAGTCACCTATACCGCGAGCTTACGGACATCACGAACATCGAGTGGTACCTCAGCGAGCAGGAACGCCGAGACCTCGCCCAGCTGGAGGACGTCATCGAACAGTACGGGGACAGTGCCGTCCAACCACCGCTCACGCCGGCATTCATCGATTCACTCGAACACTACGACTCCCTGTTCGACGAGAGCGGCTCGACACCGACGAGTCAGCCGGACGTCGCCGACGACGCCGTCAACGTGATGACCATCCACAAGAGTAAGGGCCTGGACTTCCCGGTCGTCCTCATCCCGCAAGTCACCGCCGACGAGTGGTCACCGAGTTCACGTACCTACGACGCACTCGAAATCGGCCTCTCGGACGGCCCAGAGGTGGCGTTCGCAGAGGACTTCGTCGAACGTGACGCCCGCGAAACCCGTCGTGTGTTCCACGTCGGGATCACACGCGCCGAGGACATCCTCGTATTGCAGGGTGGACGAGAGGAAGCCGACCCCGACGAAACGCATCCGATGGTAGAGGCGGTCGACGGCATTCTGCCATCCCGAACCCCGTGGGGACCGGAGCGGGGGAACCTTCCGATCTGGACCGACGTGCAAGCATGCCTCCCGGACGAGGCGGTCGACTGGAGCGACACGCTGGCCAGCGAGACCGTCGGGAAGATCGGCGGCACAATCAGACACGACGGCGACGAACTCTCGGTCGAGGGAGCGCCCGACCGCCTGTTGAACCTCGCAACGGCATCCATCGACGGAGACCTCACGACGGACGGTGAGCGATCGACGCTCCAGGTCGAATCGTTGACTGGGGCCTCGGCACCGTATCCGTCGATCTCACACAGCTACACGTCGCTGACGGCCTACGAGGAATGCCCGCGCAGTCATTACCTCGAATACGTGGTCAACGCTTTCCCCGACTATCGGAGATCCACACGCGATGATGAAGACGGCGTGTCACAACGCGATATCGGCGTGCTCTTCCACGACACTGCGGAGCAAGCCGCGAACCGGTCGATTCGTGATCGGGACGCGTGGTACGAAATCTGCGAACGACTCGCCAGCCAGCGCCGAGCGGAAGACGCACTCCCGGCTGCGAACGCGTGCATCGATCGGTACTTTGAGTTGGCGTTGAGCGATTACGAAATCGTGGACGCGGAACGAGAGTTCGAACTCGATCTTGATGGACACGAACTCGTGGGATACATCGACGCCGTCTACCGGCTGCCAGACGGTGAGTTACTCGTCATCGATTACAAGGCGACCGAACGGTATCGGAACCTGCAGGAGGATAAGCAACTCCCGATCTACCTGTTGGCCTGCCGCGACCTGTACGACGAACCAGTCTCACGCGCAGGCTACGCCTACGTCGGCGACATCGGACCGAACGTCGAGACGCGTTCGTTCGACGAATCGGAACTTCGTGCGGTTGAGGACGACATCGTGACCAAGATGGATAGAATCTCGAATTCGTCGTTCGAAGAGTATCGCGACGGTGAACACTGCCAGTGGTGTCGACACAACCAGCTTCCGTGTGCCCCACCATCGCTACGGAGCGACTGA